A window from Bufo bufo chromosome 1, aBufBuf1.1, whole genome shotgun sequence encodes these proteins:
- the LOC120986781 gene encoding ly6/PLAUR domain-containing protein 3-like: MERISALSWRESALMVLCLVSTLGLKDVTSQSLECYSCTDRGDGGCLPENAVSVTCSSGYNVCLEAISAIRTSHDDHIVLKKGCSYGDTETLDKTISFYGITIVIHLNQCNSSLCNSEVDLKDYQLATDGNVTHVPNEEQCYSCIGKDECSLNAPVISCYDTYSHCFDGNVTISIDNDTTLIPVKSCTLRYRCAVQTLTHGSASFEIKGACCSGQLCNRDLSNKTQLGDIPFLIFLNENNEEPTITDLPNPWLNPIDMLPTTQGTIPRDAPNSTAAARSSNHPQESQTNNTAYGLVFSPWLIFILSCLS; this comes from the exons ATGTGACGTCTCAATCCCTTGAGTGTTACTCTTGCACGGACCGGGGTGACGGGGGCTGCCTCCCCGAAAATGCTGTCAGCGTCACCTGCTCCTCGGGTTATAATGTTTGCCTTGAGGCCATCAGCGCCATAAGAACAA GCCATGATGACCACATTGTTCTGAAGAAAGGCTGCAGTTATGGCGACACCGAGACACTGGACAAAACCATCTCCTTCTACGGGATCACCATAGTTATTCATTTGAATCAGTGCAACAGCAGCTTGTGCAACAGTGAGGTGGACCTGAAAGACTATCAGCTGGCCACAGACG GTAACGTAACTCATGTTCCTAATGAAGAGCAATGCTACAGCTGTATCGGAAAGGATGAATGCTCCCTAAATGCTCCTGTCATCTCCTGCTACGACACCTACAGTCACTGCTTCGATGGGAATGTCACAATATCCATCG ATAATGACACAACCCTCATTCCAGTCAAGAGCTGCACCCTGAGATACCGTTGTGCGGTGCAAACGCTGACCCACGGCAGTGCATCATTTGAGATAAAAGGAGCCTGCTGCTCAGGACAGCTCTGCAACCGAGACCTCTCTAACAAAACCCAGCTTGGAGACATACCTTTTCTAATATTCCTTAATGAAAATAATGAAGAACCAAccatcactgatctacctaatccATGGTTAAACCCTATAGATATGCTGCCAACCACACAGGGTACCATCCCGAGAGATGCTCCAAACAGCACTGCCGCTGCTCGTTCCAGTAATCATCCACAAGAGAGCCAAACGAACAACACGGCCTATGGACTGGTCTTCTCGCCTTGGCTTATTTTTATCCTAAGTTGTCTTTCGTGA